Proteins encoded by one window of Paraburkholderia sprentiae WSM5005:
- a CDS encoding NAD(P)(+) transhydrogenase (Re/Si-specific) subunit beta gives MSLNVVTLLYLVASVCFIQALKGLSNPKTARVGNTFGMVGMAIAILTTLALISRQAEVLGSNLGLGLGLLLFGLVIGGAIGAFVAARVEMTKMPELVAAMHSLIGLAAVCIAYAVVSEPAAFGLVDPDVPIEGFLPYGNRIELFIGTFVGAITFSGSVIAFGKLSGKYRFRLFQGAPVVYGGQHLINLMLALAMFGFGILFFLTQSWLPFIIMTIIAFVLGVLIIIPIGGADMPVVVSMLNSYSGWAAAGIGFSLNNPMLIIAGSLVGSSGAILSYIMCRAMNRSFFNVLLGGFGNEPGAAAAGGAAEQRPVKSGSADDASFMLGNAESVVIVPGYGLAVARAQHALKELTDKLVEKGIEVKYAIHPVAGRMPGHMNVLLAEAEVPYDMVFEMDDINGEFGQVDVVLVLGANDVVNPAAKNDPKSPIAGMPIIEAYKARTVIVNKRSMAAGYAGLDNDLFYMDKTMMVFGDAKKVIEEMVKSCS, from the coding sequence ATGAGCCTGAACGTCGTCACGCTGCTGTATCTGGTCGCGTCGGTCTGCTTCATCCAGGCGCTCAAGGGGCTGTCGAATCCGAAGACCGCGCGCGTCGGCAATACCTTCGGCATGGTCGGCATGGCGATCGCGATTCTGACCACCCTCGCGCTGATCTCGCGCCAGGCCGAGGTGCTCGGCTCCAATCTCGGCCTCGGTCTCGGCCTGCTGCTGTTCGGGCTCGTGATCGGCGGCGCGATCGGCGCGTTCGTCGCTGCGCGCGTCGAGATGACGAAGATGCCCGAACTGGTCGCGGCCATGCACTCGCTGATCGGTCTCGCGGCGGTGTGCATCGCGTATGCGGTGGTGTCGGAGCCGGCCGCGTTCGGCCTCGTCGATCCCGACGTGCCGATCGAGGGCTTCCTGCCGTACGGCAACCGCATCGAGCTGTTCATCGGCACGTTCGTCGGCGCGATCACGTTCTCGGGCTCGGTGATCGCGTTCGGCAAGCTGTCGGGCAAGTACCGGTTCCGCCTGTTTCAGGGCGCGCCGGTCGTCTACGGCGGCCAGCATCTGATCAACCTGATGCTCGCGCTCGCGATGTTCGGCTTCGGCATCCTGTTCTTCCTCACGCAGTCATGGCTGCCGTTCATCATCATGACGATCATCGCGTTCGTGCTCGGCGTGCTGATCATCATTCCGATCGGCGGCGCGGACATGCCGGTCGTCGTGTCGATGCTGAACTCGTACTCGGGCTGGGCGGCGGCGGGCATCGGCTTCTCGCTGAACAATCCGATGCTGATCATCGCCGGCTCGCTGGTCGGCTCATCCGGTGCGATCCTTTCGTACATCATGTGCCGCGCGATGAACCGCTCGTTCTTCAACGTGCTTCTCGGCGGCTTCGGCAACGAGCCGGGCGCGGCGGCCGCAGGTGGCGCGGCGGAGCAGCGTCCGGTGAAATCGGGTTCGGCCGACGACGCGTCGTTCATGCTCGGCAACGCCGAATCGGTGGTGATCGTGCCGGGCTACGGGCTGGCGGTGGCGCGCGCGCAGCATGCGCTCAAGGAGCTGACCGACAAGCTGGTCGAGAAGGGCATCGAGGTGAAGTACGCGATTCACCCGGTGGCCGGGCGCATGCCGGGGCACATGAACGTGCTGCTTGCCGAGGCCGAAGTGCCGTACGACATGGTGTTCGAAATGGACGACATCAACGGCGAGTTCGGTCAGGTCGACGTGGTGCTGGTGCTCGGTGCGAACGACGTGGTGAATCCGGCCGCGAAGAACGATCCGAAGTCGCCGATCGCCGGCATGCCGATCATCGAGGCGTACAAGGCGCGCACGGTGATCGTCAACAAGCGCTCGATGGCGGCGGGCTACGCCGGGCTCGACAACGACCTGTTCTACATGGACAAGACGATGATGGTGTTCGGCGATGCGAAGAAGGTGATCGAGGAGATGGTGAAAAGTTGCAGCTAA
- a CDS encoding NAD(P) transhydrogenase subunit alpha — translation MEVINHTVINLIIFVLAIYVGYHVVWNVTPALHTPLMAVTNAISAIVIVGAMLAAGLTVGGAGKIFGTVAVALAAVNVFGGFLVTRRMLEMFRKKEPKKLPSGGKEGT, via the coding sequence ATGGAAGTCATCAATCACACGGTGATCAATCTGATCATCTTCGTGCTGGCGATCTACGTCGGCTATCACGTGGTCTGGAACGTCACGCCCGCGCTGCATACGCCGCTGATGGCCGTGACCAACGCGATCTCGGCGATCGTGATCGTCGGGGCGATGCTCGCGGCGGGGCTGACGGTCGGCGGCGCGGGCAAGATCTTCGGCACGGTCGCGGTCGCGCTCGCGGCGGTCAACGTGTTCGGCGGCTTTCTCGTCACCCGGCGCATGCTGGAGATGTTCAGGAAGAAGGAACCGAAGAAGCTTCCGTCCGGCGGCAAGGAGGGTACCTAA
- a CDS encoding Re/Si-specific NAD(P)(+) transhydrogenase subunit alpha, translating into MHIGIPAETRAHETRVAATPETVRKYVAQGHRVTLQSGAGAGASFPDHAYADVGADIGDAATAFGAELVLKVQSPTDAELPLLRRGATLVGMLDPFDTDNAGKLAAAGVTAFALEAAPRTTRAQSLDVLSSQANIAGYKAVLLAATLYPRFMPMLMTAAGTVKAARVLILGAGVAGLQAIATAKRLGAVLEASDVRPAVKEQIESLGAKFLDVPYETDEEREAAQGVGGYARPMPPSWLARQSALVHERAKQADVVISTALIPGRAAPTLLSVDTVQAMKPGSVIVDLAAGRGAEVDGRRGGNCPLTEADQVVVRHGVQIVGYTNLAAMVPADASSLYTRNLLDFLKLIVTKEGTLHIDLADDIVAATLLARDGQLTRNA; encoded by the coding sequence ATGCACATTGGCATACCCGCGGAAACGCGCGCGCATGAAACCCGCGTTGCCGCGACGCCCGAAACGGTCAGGAAGTACGTGGCGCAAGGCCACCGGGTCACGCTGCAGAGCGGCGCGGGCGCCGGCGCGAGCTTTCCCGATCACGCCTACGCGGATGTGGGCGCGGACATCGGCGATGCCGCCACCGCGTTCGGCGCCGAGCTCGTCCTCAAGGTCCAATCCCCCACCGATGCCGAACTGCCGCTGCTCAGGCGCGGCGCGACGCTCGTCGGCATGCTCGATCCATTCGACACCGACAATGCGGGCAAGCTCGCCGCGGCCGGCGTCACCGCGTTCGCGCTCGAAGCCGCGCCGCGCACGACGCGCGCGCAGAGCCTCGACGTGCTGTCGTCGCAGGCGAATATCGCCGGCTACAAGGCGGTGCTGCTCGCGGCGACGCTGTATCCCCGCTTCATGCCGATGCTGATGACCGCGGCCGGCACCGTGAAGGCCGCGCGCGTGCTGATTCTGGGCGCGGGCGTGGCCGGCCTGCAGGCGATCGCGACCGCGAAGCGCCTGGGCGCGGTGCTGGAGGCGTCCGACGTGCGCCCGGCCGTCAAGGAGCAGATCGAATCGCTCGGCGCGAAGTTTCTCGACGTGCCCTACGAAACCGACGAGGAGCGCGAGGCCGCGCAGGGCGTCGGCGGCTACGCGCGGCCGATGCCGCCGTCATGGCTCGCGCGCCAGTCGGCGCTGGTGCACGAGCGCGCGAAGCAGGCCGACGTGGTGATCTCGACCGCGCTGATTCCGGGCCGCGCGGCGCCGACGCTGCTGTCGGTCGACACCGTGCAGGCAATGAAACCCGGCTCCGTGATCGTCGACCTCGCGGCCGGCCGCGGCGCCGAGGTCGATGGCCGGCGCGGTGGCAACTGTCCGCTGACCGAGGCGGACCAGGTGGTGGTGCGCCATGGCGTGCAGATCGTCGGCTATACGAACCTCGCCGCGATGGTGCCGGCCGACGCGTCGTCGCTGTACACGCGCAACCTGCTCGACTTCCTGAAGCTGATCGTCACGAAGGAAGGCACGCTGCATATCGATCTCGCGGACGACATCGTCGCGGCCACGCTGCTGGCCCGCGACGGCCAGCTCACGCGCAACGCCTAG
- a CDS encoding CaiB/BaiF CoA transferase family protein, producing MTKGALAGVRVLDLSRILAGPWGAQMLADLGAEVIKVERPGKGDDSRQFGPPFLMDREGKVTRESTFFISANRGKKSITCDISTSEGQALIRSLAAHCDVLLENYKVGDLKRYGLDYEGLKLVNPRLIYCSITGFGQTGPYSPRPGYDSIFQAMGGLMSVTGNGDDMPGGGPMKTGPSLADILCGQYAASAIIAALYHRDAAQGGTGQGQYIDLALLDAMIAATSHYASQYLVSGQIPIRRGTEGNGGMPSRMFRCADRDVMIVAGNNEQYARMCNVLGHPELASDPRFSEIALRVKNRRALGEVFEPLIAEWQSDELLAALDAAGVPAGPINNLEQVFADPHVQARAMCVEAAHPLTDKAVRMVANPVKMSGTPIDSYGAPPTLGQHTDDVLRDLLGMSQSDIDILREKKVL from the coding sequence ATGACAAAAGGCGCATTGGCGGGTGTGCGCGTACTCGACCTGAGCCGTATTCTCGCGGGACCTTGGGGAGCGCAGATGCTGGCGGATCTCGGCGCGGAGGTCATCAAGGTCGAGCGTCCGGGCAAGGGCGACGATTCGCGGCAATTCGGCCCCCCGTTCCTGATGGATCGGGAGGGAAAGGTCACGCGCGAGTCGACGTTCTTTATCAGCGCGAATCGAGGCAAGAAGTCGATCACGTGCGATATTTCCACGTCCGAAGGTCAGGCGCTGATCCGCTCGTTGGCGGCGCACTGCGACGTGTTGCTCGAGAACTATAAGGTTGGCGATCTCAAGCGTTACGGGCTCGATTACGAGGGCCTCAAGCTAGTCAATCCGCGCCTGATCTACTGTTCGATAACCGGCTTCGGTCAGACCGGACCGTATAGCCCGCGCCCCGGTTACGACTCGATTTTTCAGGCGATGGGTGGCTTGATGAGCGTGACCGGAAATGGTGACGACATGCCGGGCGGCGGGCCAATGAAAACCGGGCCGAGTCTTGCCGATATTCTTTGTGGTCAGTACGCCGCGTCGGCGATCATCGCAGCGCTTTATCACCGCGACGCGGCGCAAGGCGGTACGGGGCAGGGGCAGTACATCGACCTGGCGTTGCTGGACGCGATGATTGCTGCCACCTCGCACTATGCAAGCCAGTATCTCGTTTCCGGCCAGATTCCCATCCGGCGCGGTACCGAGGGCAACGGTGGTATGCCGTCGCGCATGTTCCGCTGCGCCGATCGGGACGTCATGATCGTCGCGGGCAATAACGAACAATACGCGCGGATGTGTAACGTTCTTGGGCACCCCGAGCTCGCCAGCGATCCGCGATTTAGCGAGATTGCGCTGCGCGTGAAAAATCGTCGCGCGCTTGGCGAAGTGTTCGAGCCGCTGATTGCCGAATGGCAAAGCGATGAGCTGCTCGCGGCACTCGACGCCGCCGGGGTGCCGGCCGGACCGATCAACAATCTGGAGCAGGTGTTCGCAGATCCGCACGTGCAGGCACGCGCCATGTGCGTGGAAGCTGCGCATCCGCTCACGGATAAGGCGGTTCGGATGGTCGCCAATCCGGTCAAGATGTCGGGCACGCCGATCGATTCGTATGGCGCGCCACCGACGCTCGGACAACATACGGACGACGTGCTGCGTGATCTGCTGGGTATGTCGCAGTCGGACATCGATATCCTGCGCGAAAAGAAAGTTCTATAG
- a CDS encoding crotonase/enoyl-CoA hydratase family protein, translating to MTTRHEDGQIRVEQRGNLLLMGIDRPEKRNGFTPKMFSELAMAYTRLEKSSDIFCGLVYAEGDHFTAGLDMPKIAPLRREGKPLLPEGEVDPFNLRAPLRTKPVVVALKGICFTVAVELMLASEVAVAADNCRFSQLEVKRGIMAGCGATFRMVQRAGWGNAMKVLLTGDEFTADEARHMNFVQDVVPAGQEFERALAIAERIAAQAPLAVQATMQNARVSLGQGWQDAYTTIQSTQQFLYNTEDAKEGVQSFIEKRAAKFVGR from the coding sequence ATGACGACTCGTCACGAGGACGGACAGATACGCGTTGAGCAGCGCGGGAACCTGCTGTTGATGGGCATTGACCGGCCGGAAAAGCGCAATGGTTTCACGCCGAAAATGTTCAGCGAGCTTGCCATGGCTTACACGCGGCTCGAGAAGAGCAGCGATATTTTTTGTGGGCTGGTCTACGCCGAAGGCGATCACTTTACGGCTGGGCTCGACATGCCAAAGATCGCGCCGTTGCGCCGCGAAGGCAAACCGCTGCTTCCTGAAGGCGAGGTCGATCCGTTCAACTTGCGCGCGCCGCTGCGTACCAAGCCGGTCGTCGTTGCCCTGAAGGGAATCTGCTTCACGGTCGCGGTCGAATTGATGCTCGCATCCGAAGTGGCTGTTGCGGCCGACAACTGCCGTTTCTCCCAGCTTGAAGTCAAGCGGGGAATCATGGCAGGTTGTGGTGCGACGTTCCGCATGGTCCAGCGTGCCGGCTGGGGCAACGCAATGAAGGTACTGCTTACCGGTGACGAATTCACCGCAGACGAGGCGCGGCACATGAACTTCGTACAAGACGTCGTCCCTGCGGGGCAGGAGTTCGAGCGGGCGCTCGCGATCGCGGAACGAATCGCGGCGCAGGCACCGCTAGCCGTGCAGGCCACGATGCAAAACGCGCGTGTGTCACTGGGACAAGGCTGGCAGGATGCTTATACGACTATTCAGTCGACCCAGCAGTTTCTCTACAACACTGAAGACGCGAAGGAAGGCGTTCAGTCCTTCATCGAAAAACGTGCGGCGAAGTTCGTCGGACGCTGA
- a CDS encoding enoyl-CoA hydratase: MAYETIIVETHGKTGLIRMNRPQAYNALNNQLMDELTAALDDLEADPAVGAIVMTGSEKAFAAGADIKMMNEWTYMDVYKNQFITSNWERTSRCRKPVIAAVAGLALGGGCELAMMCDFILAADNARFALPEITLATIPGAGGTQRLTRALGKSKAMEMILTGRRMDAIEAERCGLVSRIVPVDTLVEEALKTGDEIARYSQPVVAMAKECVNRAYESSLAEGILFERRMAYSTFATEDRKEGMAAFVEKRKPQFRDC; encoded by the coding sequence ATGGCCTACGAGACGATCATCGTCGAAACGCACGGGAAAACCGGCTTGATCAGGATGAACCGTCCGCAAGCCTACAACGCACTGAACAACCAGCTGATGGACGAGCTGACGGCGGCCCTCGACGACCTTGAAGCCGACCCTGCCGTCGGCGCCATCGTGATGACCGGTAGCGAAAAAGCGTTCGCCGCCGGAGCCGACATCAAGATGATGAACGAATGGACGTACATGGACGTCTACAAGAATCAGTTCATCACATCGAATTGGGAACGTACCTCGCGTTGCCGCAAGCCGGTCATCGCCGCGGTCGCGGGTCTTGCGTTAGGCGGAGGCTGCGAACTCGCCATGATGTGCGACTTCATTCTCGCCGCCGACAACGCCCGCTTCGCCCTGCCCGAAATCACGCTGGCGACCATTCCCGGCGCCGGCGGCACGCAGCGCCTGACGCGCGCGCTCGGCAAATCAAAGGCGATGGAAATGATCCTCACCGGCCGCAGGATGGACGCCATTGAAGCCGAACGGTGCGGCCTCGTGAGCCGCATCGTGCCCGTCGACACGCTCGTCGAGGAAGCGCTGAAAACGGGTGACGAGATCGCGCGATACTCGCAACCGGTCGTAGCGATGGCCAAAGAGTGTGTCAACCGCGCCTACGAATCGAGCCTCGCAGAAGGTATTTTGTTCGAGCGGCGTATGGCGTATTCGACCTTCGCCACCGAAGATCGAAAGGAAGGCATGGCAGCCTTCGTCGAAAAGCGCAAACCTCAGTTTCGCGATTGTTGA